One genomic window of Halictus rubicundus isolate RS-2024b chromosome 12, iyHalRubi1_principal, whole genome shotgun sequence includes the following:
- the LOC143359701 gene encoding peptidyl-prolyl cis-trans isomerase H: MPTWNQIQAQLRNPNNPVVFFDVSVGTTEIGRMIFELFEDVCPKTSENFRQFCTGEYRKDGVPLGFKGAIFHRVIKDFMIQGGDFVNGDGTGVISIYGGGTFPDENFTLKHDSPGLLSMANSGKDTNGCQFFITCAKCNFLDGKHVVFGRVIDGLLVMRKVENVPTGPNNKPKIPVTISQCGQM; encoded by the coding sequence ATGCCCACGTGGAATCAAATTCAAGCGCAGCTCCGGAATCCAAACAACCCGGTGGTGTTTTTCGACGTGTCTGTAGGCACAACAGAAATTGGTCGAATGATTTTCGAGCTTTTCGAAGACGTCTGTCCGAAGACCTCAGAAAATTTTCGACAATTCTGTACCGGCGAGTACAGAAAGGACGGAGTACCTTTGGGTTTCAAGGGTGCCATTTTCCACAGAGTCATCAAAGACTTCATGATTCAAGGCGGTGACTTTGTAAACGGTGATGGAACTGGAGTAATAAGCATCTACGGTGGTGGGACCTTCCCCGATGAGAACTTCACATTAAAACACGACTCACCTGGATTATTATCCATGGCTAACAGTGGCAAAGACACGAACGGATGCCAATTCTTTATCACGTGCGCCAAATGCAATTTCTTGGATGGTAAACATGTGGTTTTCGGAAGAGTAATAGATGGACTTCTGGTTATGAGAAAAGTAGAAAACGTTCCCACTGGGCCGAACAATAAACCAAAAATTCCTGTGACTATCTCTCAATGTGGACAGATGTAA